From a region of the Pseudanabaena sp. PCC 7367 genome:
- a CDS encoding recombinase family protein produces the protein MRLFGYARVSTSQQSLDIQLKALKNAGVKPSRIFSDQASGRNADREGLNLLRLKVEHGDLILVKKLDRLGRDTADMVQLIKEFDQMGVAVKFLDDCISTEGTMGEMVVTILSAVAQAERRRILERTNEGRLEAKAKGVQFGRKRSVDRNKVFALKSQGLGATAIAKQLGIGRSTVYHVLNNP, from the coding sequence TTGAGGCTTTTTGGCTATGCGCGAGTCTCCACTAGTCAGCAATCTCTTGATATTCAGTTGAAGGCTCTCAAGAATGCTGGGGTGAAACCAAGTCGCATTTTCTCTGATCAGGCATCTGGTCGCAATGCCGATCGTGAGGGGCTGAATTTGTTACGCCTTAAGGTCGAACATGGTGATCTGATTTTGGTAAAGAAGCTCGATCGCTTGGGCCGTGATACTGCTGATATGGTTCAACTTATCAAGGAGTTTGACCAGATGGGTGTAGCAGTCAAGTTTCTCGATGATTGCATCAGCACTGAGGGAACTATGGGGGAAATGGTAGTTACAATTCTCTCCGCCGTTGCTCAAGCTGAACGTCGGCGCATTCTTGAGCGTACTAACGAAGGCAGGCTTGAAGCCAAAGCCAAGGGTGTACAGTTTGGCCGTAAACGTAGTGTTGATCGTAACAAGGTTTTTGCTCTTAAATCTCAAGGACTGGGTGCAACTGCGATCGCTAAACAACTTGGCATCGGGCGCTCTACTGTCTATCACGTCCTCAATAATCCTTAG
- a CDS encoding helix-turn-helix domain-containing transcriptional regulator has protein sequence MAEKRQYRTIDQVDEEYYRNHPDEIDSYLATAFEEYAKDGCTPALLSSLRMIARVKGVSALATQSGLTRNGIQKALSEQAKPGFDTINTIVKSMGYGITVQRLDMSEEPTT, from the coding sequence ATGGCTGAAAAAAGACAGTACAGAACTATAGATCAGGTTGATGAAGAATATTATCGTAATCACCCTGATGAAATAGACAGCTATTTGGCAACGGCTTTTGAAGAATATGCAAAAGATGGTTGCACCCCCGCTCTGCTTTCATCCTTAAGAATGATCGCACGAGTTAAAGGCGTTTCAGCCCTAGCCACCCAAAGTGGTCTTACCCGCAATGGGATTCAAAAAGCTCTATCAGAGCAGGCAAAGCCGGGATTCGATACGATCAACACGATCGTTAAATCCATGGGCTATGGCATTACAGTGCAAAGGCTAGATATGAGTGAAGAGCCTACTACCTAA
- a CDS encoding type II toxin-antitoxin system RelE/ParE family toxin, with the protein MAREIQPKTILVYTDKNGNEPYTDWLTDLKDQKIIERIRVRIRRLASGLYGDCEAVGKGVSELRMFFGPGYRVYFGEDKENIIILLCGGDKSSQKQDIKNAKAYWQEYKDNG; encoded by the coding sequence ATGGCTCGAGAGATACAGCCAAAAACAATTCTGGTTTACACCGACAAAAACGGTAACGAGCCTTACACTGACTGGCTTACAGATTTAAAAGACCAAAAGATTATAGAGCGCATTCGAGTCAGGATTAGGCGGCTTGCAAGTGGGCTATATGGCGATTGTGAGGCAGTGGGGAAAGGCGTTTCAGAGTTGAGGATGTTTTTTGGCCCTGGCTACCGCGTGTATTTCGGGGAGGATAAGGAAAATATTATAATTTTGCTTTGTGGTGGTGATAAGAGTAGCCAAAAGCAGGACATTAAAAACGCTAAAGCCTATTGGCAGGAGTATAAAGACAATGGCTGA